Proteins found in one Streptomyces sp. NBC_00461 genomic segment:
- a CDS encoding class II aldolase/adducin family protein, with protein MHGTPGAAPTPPPALPNDRLRFAMPPMHDSVDDERRHRKERLAGALRIFGRLGFEDGVSGHITARDPEYSDCFWVNPFGMSFRHVTVSDLVLANSDGQVIEGRYHVNQAAFTVHSQVHAARPDVVAVAHCHSVHGRALSALGDLLDPITQESCAFYEDHALYDAYTGVAVDAEEGRRIATALDSRKALVLRNHGLLTVGDSVDAAAWWFVSMERSAQVQLTAKAAGRPLLIDHRLAAATREQLGGDLVAWINYQPLWQDISRSEPDLLS; from the coding sequence ATGCACGGGACCCCCGGGGCCGCGCCCACTCCGCCCCCCGCCCTCCCGAACGACCGGCTGCGGTTCGCGATGCCGCCCATGCACGATTCGGTCGACGACGAACGCCGTCACCGCAAGGAGCGGCTCGCGGGCGCCCTGCGCATCTTCGGACGGCTCGGCTTCGAGGACGGCGTGTCGGGGCACATAACGGCGCGCGACCCCGAGTACAGCGACTGTTTCTGGGTCAACCCGTTCGGGATGTCGTTCAGGCACGTCACCGTGAGCGACCTGGTGCTCGCCAACTCCGACGGGCAGGTGATCGAGGGCCGCTATCACGTCAACCAGGCCGCGTTCACGGTCCACTCCCAGGTCCACGCGGCTCGCCCCGACGTCGTGGCCGTGGCCCACTGCCACTCGGTGCACGGCCGGGCCCTGTCCGCACTCGGCGACCTGCTCGACCCGATCACCCAGGAGAGCTGCGCCTTCTACGAGGACCACGCCCTCTACGACGCCTACACCGGAGTCGCCGTCGACGCCGAGGAGGGCCGCCGTATCGCCACCGCGCTCGACTCCCGCAAGGCGCTCGTGCTGCGCAACCACGGTCTGCTCACGGTCGGCGACTCGGTGGACGCGGCCGCCTGGTGGTTCGTGTCCATGGAACGGTCCGCCCAGGTGCAGCTCACCGCCAAGGCCGCCGGCCGCCCGCTCCTCATCGACCACCGACTGGCCGCGGCGACCCGCGAACAGCTCGGCGGCGACCTCGTGGCATGGATCAACTACCAGCCGCTGTGGCAGGACATCAGCCGCAGCGAACCCGATCTGCTGAGCTAG
- a CDS encoding DUF4429 domain-containing protein: MAEIIQRDGTWAFDGTTVRITPGLHRSVPLFRQTYGEVAVPLEAVAGVVFEPERKRGRLRMRLREGADPLLQATGGRLPDAADPYRLQVDVDRAGVAEYVAEEIRQALMLDQVPKEPTKAYMLPGPPVPVSVRSSDGTVSFDGNQVRIDWADTSERVKRATGPRIITVGDLVQVEWLPNSGYEDGFLRFVTRETVFSKLPPEKDPFALDLWGSARRDLLTALVATAITARLPHPSARNGGGYGELEARRKPAPAVPAPADHHDVLLRRLRELGELHRDGVLTDEEFAMTKAAVLRGF, translated from the coding sequence ATGGCCGAGATCATCCAGCGGGACGGGACCTGGGCCTTCGACGGCACCACGGTCAGGATCACGCCGGGTCTGCACCGCTCCGTGCCACTGTTCCGGCAGACGTACGGGGAGGTGGCGGTCCCCCTCGAAGCCGTCGCGGGCGTGGTCTTCGAACCCGAGCGCAAGCGCGGACGGCTGCGGATGCGGCTGCGCGAGGGGGCCGACCCACTGCTCCAGGCGACCGGCGGACGGCTGCCGGACGCGGCCGATCCTTACCGGCTGCAGGTGGACGTGGACCGTGCCGGGGTCGCCGAGTACGTCGCCGAGGAGATCCGCCAGGCCCTCATGCTGGACCAGGTGCCCAAGGAGCCGACGAAGGCGTACATGCTGCCGGGGCCGCCCGTTCCGGTCTCGGTCCGTTCCTCCGACGGCACCGTCTCCTTCGACGGCAACCAGGTGCGCATCGACTGGGCCGACACCTCCGAGCGGGTCAAGCGCGCGACCGGGCCACGGATCATCACGGTCGGCGATCTCGTCCAGGTGGAGTGGCTGCCCAACTCCGGCTACGAGGACGGCTTTCTGCGGTTCGTGACCCGCGAGACGGTGTTCTCCAAGCTGCCGCCGGAGAAGGACCCCTTCGCCCTGGACCTGTGGGGCAGTGCCCGCCGCGACCTGCTCACGGCGCTCGTGGCCACCGCGATCACCGCCCGCCTGCCGCACCCGTCCGCCCGCAACGGGGGCGGGTACGGCGAGTTGGAGGCCCGGCGGAAGCCGGCGCCCGCCGTCCCGGCCCCGGCCGACCACCACGACGTACTCCTGCGGCGCCTGCGGGAGTTGGGTGAGCTGCACCGGGACGGGGTGCTCACGGACGAGGAGTTCGCGATGACCAAGGCGGCCGTCCTGCGTGGCTTCTGA
- a CDS encoding DoxX family protein: protein MTHGMRTDTHTPYLDGDRSWRDAATRYALLPLRVFLGVTFIYAGLDKLTNSAFMKDSGSGSIGDMMRGVRNSSAIPALVDMALKNPVGFGYAIALGELAVGIGTLIGLLARLAALGGALISLSLWLTVSWSSDPYYYGNDLAYLMAWIPLVLAGASVFSLDAALRARRRRRAGGYR, encoded by the coding sequence ATGACTCATGGCATGCGCACCGACACGCACACCCCCTATCTCGACGGCGACCGGAGCTGGCGCGATGCCGCCACCCGATACGCCCTCCTTCCTCTTCGTGTCTTCCTCGGCGTCACCTTCATCTACGCCGGCCTCGACAAACTCACCAACAGCGCGTTCATGAAGGACTCCGGCAGCGGCTCGATCGGCGACATGATGCGCGGCGTCCGCAACTCCTCCGCCATCCCCGCCTTGGTCGACATGGCTCTGAAGAACCCCGTGGGCTTCGGATACGCCATCGCACTCGGCGAGTTGGCCGTCGGCATCGGCACCCTGATCGGCCTGCTCGCCCGCCTCGCCGCGCTCGGCGGCGCACTGATCTCCCTCAGCCTGTGGCTGACCGTGAGCTGGTCCTCCGACCCGTACTACTACGGCAACGACCTCGCCTATCTGATGGCTTGGATCCCCCTCGTCCTCGCCGGCGCCTCCGTGTTCTCCCTGGACGCCGCGCTCCGCGCGCGGCGAAGGCGGCGGGCGGGAGGTTACCGGTAG
- a CDS encoding PspC domain-containing protein yields MGAQGGGSSDAEAGGAPRRLRRDRRYKTLAGVCSGLGRQCDMDPVIFRITLVVLSMTGGIGLIFYGFAWLLVPYEDEEENEVRKLLTGRVDGQALTAVLFALVGCGVFLTMLRNGSVLAFAVVLSLLLAGAGYWSRQRGAPDPDPLAAQAAADAPPEAQAPPVPAAYPSWWRDPIVKDGTHVGGTGYLWGPQDSRDRDIAAAVNISLGNSWTDRATSIRTPRPPAPKPRGPRWIGGWVFLLAVGAGALGTGLMWDDHALGTSLQTGLACALTVFGLGIALSAFLGRTGAGSVFLAIVTAALLGASAALPKDIDTHWERLTWRPAAVADVRPKYELGTGVGTLDFSKLNMDKGRTVSTDASVGAGRLKVIVPKDVTVQLSIDVGVGDIQLPGDKHKDVDVEPGKHKEVTLPPVAGGKNTGTLDLDLHVGVGQAEVARAAS; encoded by the coding sequence GTGGGGGCGCAGGGCGGGGGAAGCTCGGACGCGGAGGCCGGCGGGGCCCCCCGCAGGCTCCGGCGCGACCGGCGGTACAAGACGCTGGCCGGGGTGTGTTCCGGGCTCGGGCGGCAGTGCGACATGGACCCGGTGATCTTCCGGATCACCCTCGTCGTGCTCTCCATGACCGGCGGCATCGGCCTGATCTTCTACGGCTTCGCGTGGCTCCTCGTCCCGTACGAGGACGAGGAGGAGAACGAGGTCCGCAAGCTGCTCACCGGCAGGGTCGACGGCCAGGCGCTGACCGCGGTGCTGTTCGCGCTGGTCGGCTGCGGCGTGTTCCTGACCATGCTGAGGAACGGCAGCGTGCTGGCCTTCGCCGTCGTTCTCTCCCTGCTCCTGGCGGGCGCCGGTTACTGGTCGCGGCAGCGCGGCGCTCCCGACCCCGACCCGCTGGCCGCCCAGGCCGCCGCCGACGCCCCGCCGGAGGCGCAGGCACCGCCGGTCCCTGCCGCCTACCCCTCCTGGTGGCGCGACCCCATCGTCAAGGACGGCACACATGTGGGCGGCACCGGCTATCTGTGGGGCCCCCAGGACTCACGCGACCGGGACATCGCGGCGGCGGTCAACATCAGCCTGGGCAACTCCTGGACCGACCGCGCGACGTCCATACGGACCCCGCGCCCCCCGGCACCGAAACCGCGCGGCCCCCGCTGGATCGGCGGCTGGGTCTTCCTGCTGGCGGTGGGCGCCGGAGCCCTCGGCACAGGTCTTATGTGGGACGACCACGCGCTGGGCACCAGCCTGCAGACCGGGCTCGCCTGCGCGCTGACCGTCTTCGGTCTGGGCATCGCGCTCAGCGCGTTCCTGGGGCGGACGGGAGCGGGGTCGGTCTTCCTCGCCATCGTCACGGCGGCCCTGCTGGGCGCGTCGGCCGCACTGCCCAAGGACATCGACACCCACTGGGAACGCCTGACCTGGCGGCCGGCCGCGGTCGCGGACGTACGGCCGAAGTACGAACTCGGCACCGGCGTCGGCACCCTGGACTTCAGCAAGCTGAACATGGACAAGGGGCGGACCGTGAGCACGGACGCCTCGGTCGGCGCGGGCCGGCTGAAGGTGATCGTGCCGAAGGACGTCACCGTACAGCTGAGCATCGACGTGGGGGTGGGCGACATCCAACTGCCGGGCGACAAGCACAAGGACGTGGACGTGGAGCCGGGCAAGCACAAAGAGGTGACCCTGCCACCGGTCGCGGGCGGCAAGAACACCGGCACGCTCGACCTCGACCTCCATGTCGGCGTCGGACAGGCGGAGGTGGCACGTGCTGCGTCATGA
- a CDS encoding ATP-binding protein: MPEAAAAPLVEPRPPRKLYRSSDGRWLGGVARGLAGHLGLPVIWVRLVFVGLFMADGLGALLYAAFWFFVPLGVGGVGGQKPPSLVGTETSPDGRRRLVARRPDRGQIVALLLMVVVAMVFVGNVNLSGGAKVYLWPVVLVGAGVALVWRQADNARRARWVEVGSRRRTLTLLRAAGGVLLVTAGVSGIFVLQGSAAHLGSVLQAALAVLVGITLLAGPYLVRMTQDLSEERLMRIRAQERAEVAAHVHDSVLHTLTLIQRNAENANEVRRLARAQERDLRTWLYKPEGTGKDEADEPTTLADAVRRNAAEVEDKHGVPIEVVIVGDCPLDDGVGAQMQAAREAMVNAAKYGGEGGAVQVYAEVEGRTVFVSVRDRGPGFDLDSIPADRMGVRESIIGRMERNGGTARLRAVPDGGTEVELEMERAEKT, translated from the coding sequence ATGCCGGAAGCCGCCGCAGCGCCACTCGTCGAACCGCGGCCGCCGCGCAAGCTCTACCGCAGCAGCGACGGACGCTGGCTCGGTGGCGTGGCGCGGGGGCTCGCAGGGCACCTCGGGCTGCCCGTCATCTGGGTGCGGCTCGTCTTCGTGGGCCTGTTCATGGCGGACGGCCTCGGCGCGCTGCTGTACGCCGCGTTCTGGTTCTTCGTGCCGCTCGGCGTCGGCGGCGTCGGCGGACAGAAACCCCCGTCGCTGGTCGGCACCGAGACCTCGCCCGACGGCCGCCGCAGACTGGTCGCCCGCAGGCCGGACCGGGGCCAGATCGTCGCCCTGCTCCTCATGGTCGTGGTGGCCATGGTCTTCGTGGGCAACGTGAACCTGAGCGGTGGCGCCAAGGTCTACCTCTGGCCCGTCGTCCTGGTCGGCGCGGGCGTCGCCCTGGTCTGGCGCCAGGCGGACAACGCCCGCCGGGCCCGCTGGGTCGAGGTCGGCAGCCGCCGGCGCACGCTTACCCTGCTGCGTGCCGCGGGCGGTGTCCTCCTCGTCACCGCGGGCGTCTCCGGCATCTTCGTGCTGCAGGGCTCCGCCGCCCATCTGGGTTCCGTCCTGCAGGCGGCCCTCGCGGTCCTCGTCGGGATAACGCTCCTCGCGGGGCCGTATCTCGTCCGTATGACCCAGGACCTCTCCGAGGAGCGGCTGATGCGCATCCGCGCGCAGGAGCGTGCCGAGGTCGCCGCCCATGTCCACGACTCCGTGCTGCACACCCTGACCCTGATCCAGCGCAACGCGGAGAACGCGAACGAGGTGCGCCGCCTCGCCCGTGCCCAGGAGCGCGACCTGCGCACCTGGCTCTACAAACCCGAGGGCACCGGCAAGGACGAGGCCGACGAACCCACCACCCTCGCCGACGCGGTGCGGCGCAACGCCGCGGAGGTGGAGGACAAGCACGGCGTCCCCATAGAGGTCGTCATAGTCGGCGACTGCCCGCTCGACGACGGCGTCGGCGCACAGATGCAGGCCGCGCGCGAGGCGATGGTGAACGCCGCCAAGTACGGTGGCGAGGGCGGCGCCGTACAGGTCTACGCCGAAGTCGAGGGAAGGACGGTCTTCGTGTCGGTCCGGGACCGAGGCCCCGGTTTCGACCTGGACTCGATACCCGCCGACCGTATGGGCGTCAGAGAATCGATCATCGGCCGCATGGAGCGCAACGGCGGCACGGCGCGGCTGCGCGCGGTGCCCGACGGCGGCACGGAGGTCGAGCTGGAGATGGAGAGGGCGGAGAAGACGTGA
- a CDS encoding LuxR C-terminal-related transcriptional regulator yields the protein MSDPTEANAEPTEPTAAGGAGERHVRVVLVDDHRMFRTGVQAEIGRTDETGVEVVGEAADVDQAVTVIAATRPEVVLLDVHLPGGGGVEVLRRCAALMADAEQPVRFLALSVSDAAEDVIGVIRGGARGYVTKTITGTDLVNSVFRVQEGDAVFSPRLAGFVLDAFASTDAPPVDEDLDRLTQREREVLRLIARGYAYKEIAKQLFISVKTVESHVSAVLRKLQLSNRHELTRWATARRLV from the coding sequence ATGAGCGACCCGACCGAGGCGAACGCGGAGCCTACTGAGCCGACGGCTGCGGGCGGCGCGGGCGAGCGCCATGTGCGTGTGGTCCTCGTCGACGACCACCGCATGTTCCGTACGGGCGTCCAGGCCGAGATCGGCCGGACCGACGAGACCGGTGTGGAGGTCGTCGGCGAGGCCGCCGACGTCGACCAGGCGGTCACGGTCATCGCCGCGACCCGCCCCGAGGTGGTCCTTCTCGACGTCCACCTCCCGGGCGGCGGCGGGGTCGAAGTGCTGCGCCGCTGCGCCGCGTTGATGGCGGACGCCGAGCAGCCGGTGCGCTTCCTCGCGCTGTCCGTGTCGGACGCGGCGGAGGATGTGATCGGCGTGATCCGCGGCGGTGCGCGCGGCTACGTCACCAAGACGATCACCGGCACGGACCTTGTCAACTCCGTCTTCCGCGTCCAGGAGGGCGACGCCGTCTTCTCCCCGCGCCTGGCCGGGTTCGTCCTCGACGCCTTCGCCTCCACGGACGCCCCGCCGGTCGACGAGGACCTGGACCGCCTCACCCAGCGGGAGCGGGAGGTGCTGCGGCTCATCGCACGCGGATACGCGTACAAGGAGATCGCCAAGCAGCTCTTCATCTCCGTGAAGACGGTCGAGTCCCATGTCTCGGCGGTCCTGCGGAAGTTGCAGCTGTCGAACCGGCACGAGCTGACCCGGTGGGCCACGGCGCGACGGCTGGTCTGA
- a CDS encoding C40 family peptidase translates to MAAHRKPSRRSLSGSSARTAFTIALAGAATATGFDGTGHAEPELTPAQVKAKADKLYQEAEAVTEKYNGAKEKADAAEQRLSTLRDEAARKTDRLNSARDALGSMAAAQYRDGGLDPALQLALSNDPDRYLEGAEFADRAGTRQAAAVAGVRKQLREIEQLRGAARIELTALKSRQAELKRDKKTITGKLAAARRLLARVPAAERARLGLGEDAGTRASRSGPGTRVGLETPGSATAEAPGSRAAAAVSYAYAKLGSPYVWGATGPDSFDCSGLVQAAYRSAGISLPRTTYAQIGSGRRVSRSELAPGDLVFFYSGISHVGIYVGNGQMIHAPNPSAPVRLAPIDEMPFAGATRVA, encoded by the coding sequence GTGGCAGCGCACCGCAAGCCCAGCCGGCGCTCGCTCAGCGGCAGTTCGGCCCGGACCGCGTTCACGATCGCCCTGGCGGGTGCGGCGACCGCGACCGGCTTCGACGGGACCGGGCACGCCGAACCGGAGCTGACTCCCGCGCAGGTCAAGGCGAAGGCGGACAAGCTGTACCAGGAGGCGGAGGCCGTCACCGAGAAGTACAACGGGGCGAAGGAGAAGGCGGACGCCGCCGAGCAACGGCTGTCGACGCTGCGGGACGAGGCGGCACGCAAGACGGACAGGCTCAACTCGGCGCGGGACGCGCTGGGTTCGATGGCCGCGGCGCAGTACCGCGACGGCGGCCTCGACCCGGCGCTGCAACTCGCGTTGTCCAACGACCCGGACCGCTACCTCGAGGGAGCCGAGTTCGCCGACCGGGCGGGCACCCGGCAGGCGGCGGCCGTCGCGGGCGTACGGAAACAGCTGCGGGAGATCGAGCAGCTGCGCGGGGCCGCGCGCATCGAGCTGACCGCGCTCAAGTCCCGGCAGGCGGAGCTGAAGCGGGACAAGAAGACGATCACCGGGAAGCTGGCAGCGGCACGGCGGCTGCTGGCTCGGGTCCCGGCCGCGGAACGCGCTCGGCTCGGCCTCGGCGAGGACGCAGGCACGCGCGCGTCACGGTCCGGCCCGGGCACCCGGGTCGGCCTGGAAACGCCCGGTTCCGCGACGGCCGAGGCGCCCGGCTCCCGTGCCGCGGCCGCCGTCTCGTACGCCTACGCCAAACTCGGCAGCCCCTATGTGTGGGGCGCGACCGGCCCGGACTCCTTCGACTGCTCGGGCCTCGTCCAGGCCGCCTACCGCTCGGCGGGCATCTCCCTGCCCCGCACGACCTACGCCCAGATCGGCTCGGGCAGGCGTGTCTCCCGCTCCGAACTGGCCCCGGGCGACCTCGTGTTCTTCTACTCCGGCATCAGCCATGTCGGCATCTACGTCGGCAACGGCCAGATGATCCACGCCCCGAATCCGTCGGCGCCGGTGCGGCTGGCGCCGATCGACGAGATGCCGTTCGCCGGCGCCACCCGGGTGGCGTGA
- a CDS encoding tellurite resistance/C4-dicarboxylate transporter family protein, with product MSASSAFRAWWAQRPPAAGAAVMATGIVSVGLHLTGYEVVSRIALVLACVAWVGMAADFAVRLVRDREKWLAEARTPDSLTAVAATAVLGTRFSALGWQALAEALLALATVLWPVLLVDVVRHWWHRMPGSVFLCCVATQGLAVLGATLAAAETTAWLAHAALVLFWLGLVLYGFALTRFDLRQLTQGHGDHWVAGGALAISALAGSRLLTADSARLYLWNDDDRGVLRAVTVALLVLDIAWCAVLLVAEVVRPRLGYDARRWATVFPIGMTAAAVLSASAALDVPWLKGPGQVLLWIAVAAWVAVAAGAVTSARVGIRSTAPR from the coding sequence ATGTCCGCCTCCTCCGCTTTCCGCGCCTGGTGGGCGCAGCGTCCGCCGGCGGCCGGGGCCGCCGTGATGGCGACCGGCATCGTGTCGGTCGGGCTGCATCTGACGGGGTACGAGGTGGTGTCGCGGATCGCCCTGGTCCTGGCCTGTGTCGCCTGGGTGGGGATGGCCGCGGACTTCGCCGTGCGTCTGGTGCGGGACCGGGAGAAGTGGCTGGCGGAGGCGCGGACACCGGACTCGCTCACCGCCGTCGCGGCGACCGCCGTCCTCGGGACCCGGTTCTCCGCCCTCGGATGGCAGGCCCTCGCCGAGGCCCTGCTCGCGCTGGCGACCGTGCTGTGGCCCGTGCTGCTCGTCGACGTCGTACGGCACTGGTGGCATCGCATGCCGGGCTCGGTGTTCCTGTGTTGCGTGGCCACACAAGGGCTCGCGGTGCTCGGCGCCACGCTCGCCGCAGCCGAGACGACGGCATGGCTCGCGCACGCGGCACTCGTGCTGTTCTGGCTCGGGCTCGTGCTCTACGGCTTCGCGCTGACCCGCTTCGACCTGCGGCAGCTCACTCAGGGCCACGGGGACCACTGGGTGGCGGGCGGTGCGCTCGCCATCTCGGCGCTCGCCGGATCGAGGCTTCTCACCGCGGACAGCGCACGCCTGTACCTGTGGAACGACGACGACCGCGGCGTCCTGCGCGCCGTCACCGTCGCGCTGCTCGTGCTCGACATCGCCTGGTGCGCCGTACTGCTGGTCGCGGAGGTGGTCCGGCCGCGGCTCGGCTACGACGCGCGCCGCTGGGCGACCGTGTTCCCGATCGGGATGACGGCGGCGGCCGTGCTGTCCGCCTCCGCCGCCCTCGACGTCCCGTGGCTCAAGGGGCCCGGGCAGGTGCTGCTGTGGATCGCCGTGGCGGCATGGGTGGCCGTCGCCGCGGGGGCCGTCACCTCGGCCCGCGTCGGCATCAGGTCCACAGCACCGCGATGA
- a CDS encoding C40 family peptidase — translation MASHRKSRPAVTRVAGIRTPALATAALTSVALLSQSANAAPATDGQPSLEEVEKKVDDLYRQAESATEKYNAAKEKTTTQRKRVDTLLDDVAQRAQKLNAEREELGSYAAAQYRTGAAAPDTATFLLADSPQDYFDQTQLMGRLTSRQKSAVDDYFTEQSATMKKRQEASKSLQTLTETQSDLQTAKSTVQAKLSGARELLSKLTAEEKARLAAIQRKKEQEAARKAAELAERQAAEQKAKEEASAGGSGSSADSGSTSGTGSSYATKAEKTLAFARAQIGKPYVWGATGPGSYDCSGLTQAAWKAAGVSLPRTTYDQVNAGTTVPLADAQPGDLIFFYDDISHVGIYIGNGMMIHAPKPGAYVREESVYYGGESIIHSVVRPA, via the coding sequence TTGGCGTCGCACCGTAAGTCACGCCCCGCTGTAACGCGCGTAGCAGGCATACGCACCCCCGCTCTCGCCACGGCCGCCCTCACCTCCGTGGCCCTGCTGTCCCAGTCGGCCAATGCCGCCCCCGCCACCGACGGGCAGCCCAGTCTCGAGGAGGTCGAGAAGAAGGTCGACGACCTCTACCGCCAGGCGGAGTCGGCCACCGAGAAGTACAACGCGGCCAAAGAGAAGACCACGACGCAGCGCAAGCGCGTCGACACCCTCCTCGACGATGTCGCCCAGCGCGCCCAGAAGCTCAACGCGGAGCGGGAGGAACTCGGTTCCTACGCCGCCGCCCAGTACCGGACCGGCGCAGCCGCACCCGACACGGCGACCTTCCTGCTCGCCGACTCGCCGCAGGACTACTTCGACCAGACGCAGCTGATGGGCCGGCTGACCTCCCGCCAGAAGAGCGCGGTCGACGACTACTTCACCGAGCAGTCCGCGACGATGAAGAAGCGGCAGGAGGCCTCCAAGAGCCTTCAGACGCTCACCGAGACACAGAGCGACCTGCAGACGGCCAAGTCCACGGTGCAGGCGAAGCTCTCCGGCGCGCGCGAGCTGCTGTCGAAGCTGACCGCCGAGGAGAAGGCGCGTCTCGCGGCGATCCAGCGGAAGAAGGAGCAGGAGGCCGCGCGCAAGGCGGCGGAGCTGGCCGAGCGACAGGCGGCCGAGCAGAAGGCCAAGGAGGAGGCCTCGGCCGGCGGGAGCGGTTCCTCCGCGGACTCGGGCAGCACCTCCGGCACCGGCTCCTCGTACGCCACGAAGGCCGAGAAGACGCTCGCCTTCGCCCGTGCGCAGATCGGCAAGCCGTACGTCTGGGGCGCCACCGGCCCCGGCTCCTACGACTGCTCCGGCCTCACCCAGGCCGCCTGGAAGGCCGCCGGCGTCAGCCTCCCGCGCACCACCTACGACCAGGTGAACGCCGGCACCACCGTCCCCCTGGCCGACGCACAGCCGGGCGACCTGATCTTCTTCTACGACGACATCAGCCACGTCGGCATCTACATCGGCAACGGCATGATGATCCACGCCCCGAAGCCCGGTGCGTACGTCCGCGAGGAGTCGGTCTACTACGGCGGCGAATCGATCATCCACAGCGTGGTGCGGCCGGCCTGA
- a CDS encoding ScyD/ScyE family protein: MTKRAALVIGTSAHRHIGASVALAATAGIAPASASGGHFDGKPVIRVIAKGLDHPRRLSYDHGRLYVAEAGRGGKKCLGEGPEGPTCIGLTAAVSKVFREGDAWKHHRLVDGPSSAGAPDGGFAVGLNGVSARHGSVWGVETRAPPEAGVPTAPPWNKLGKLLSIDRGRARIAADISAVELKYNPHKTAVDSNPYAVPALPDGRGIVADAAGNDLIVVSRSGRARQFTVFRDHDKHEAVPASLALGPDGNLYVGELNGEPAKPTARAWQVDPWSGKILGWKPGFGAITGIGFNKRGDLYVSRLFAGVVTKVSGARRTDVKVPFPAGVAVDPRGGTVYVSAWSVADRDGTVLEGRKTQGGQIWKIRGF; the protein is encoded by the coding sequence ATGACAAAGCGTGCAGCACTCGTCATCGGCACATCGGCACATCGGCACATCGGCGCATCGGTCGCCCTGGCCGCCACCGCGGGCATCGCACCCGCGAGCGCCTCCGGCGGGCACTTTGACGGCAAGCCGGTGATCCGCGTGATCGCCAAGGGCCTCGACCATCCGCGCCGGCTCTCCTACGACCACGGCCGTCTGTACGTCGCCGAGGCCGGCCGCGGCGGAAAGAAGTGCCTCGGCGAGGGACCCGAGGGCCCTACCTGCATCGGCCTGACGGCGGCGGTCAGCAAGGTCTTCCGGGAGGGGGACGCCTGGAAGCACCACCGCCTGGTCGACGGCCCGTCCTCGGCCGGTGCGCCCGACGGCGGCTTCGCGGTCGGCCTGAACGGCGTCTCGGCCCGCCACGGCAGTGTCTGGGGTGTGGAGACCCGGGCCCCGCCGGAGGCCGGTGTGCCCACTGCCCCGCCCTGGAACAAGCTCGGCAAGCTGCTGTCGATCGACCGTGGCAGGGCGAGGATCGCCGCCGACATCTCCGCCGTGGAACTGAAGTACAACCCGCACAAGACGGCCGTCGACTCCAACCCGTACGCCGTCCCGGCCCTCCCCGACGGCCGCGGGATCGTCGCGGACGCGGCCGGCAACGACCTGATCGTGGTGTCCAGGAGCGGCAGGGCCCGCCAGTTCACGGTCTTCAGGGACCACGACAAGCACGAGGCCGTCCCCGCCTCCCTGGCCCTCGGCCCGGACGGCAACCTCTACGTCGGCGAGCTGAACGGCGAGCCCGCGAAGCCCACCGCGCGCGCGTGGCAGGTCGACCCTTGGAGCGGAAAGATCCTCGGCTGGAAGCCCGGCTTCGGCGCGATCACGGGCATCGGTTTCAACAAACGGGGCGACCTGTACGTCAGCCGGCTCTTCGCCGGAGTCGTGACCAAGGTCTCGGGCGCCAGGCGTACGGACGTGAAGGTGCCCTTCCCGGCAGGCGTGGCCGTCGACCCGCGGGGCGGCACGGTCTACGTCTCGGCCTGGTCGGTCGCGGACCGTGACGGCACGGTCCTGGAGGGCAGGAAGACGCAGGGCGGCCAGATCTGGAAGATCCGCGGCTTCTGA